The genomic DNA TGTTTCTTCATCCTGTGCCCGACGGATGAGGTAGCTCTTGCCGCCTTCGTGGTAGCTGCCTGTCTGGAGATCCGGGTTCGGACCGGGCATGACGAATTCGCCGTGCTCGTTTTCGTAGATGTTCTGCACCTTGAGGACCAGCAGGGAGCCTTCTTCATCCAGATAGAGTTTTGGGTTGTAATCCGCATCCTGGAAGATGGGGCCGACCCGTTCAAGGAAGTCTTCCTGTCCGTAAAGGTCGGAAACCGGAATTTTCGTCCACACGCGGTCAAGGAATTCCGAGACGTCGGCATGGGGCACGATGGGCTTTTGTTCAACCATGCCCTGAACGAGTTTGGGATCAAGGCCGGTCTGCACCGGATAGAAGGAATTCTTGTAGTACACCCAGAGCGGAAGGCGACCGTAGAAATATATTTCTTCCTCGTCCGTGATGGAGAAGGGCATCTTGTCTTCACGGGCCAGAAGGATGTCGAAGTTCAAGCCGTCTTCACTCAGTGCCGGGGAAAGCTTGAGCTGCATGGTCTTGGACTCGATGGTCACGGGCTGATCGGATTCGCGCAGGTAAAGGTAGTATTCCCCTTTGACGGCACGGAAGAACCAAGAGTGAAGGCCTGCCGGAATTTCGACCTTGTGTCCCCAGTAGTCGAGGTAATGGCCGATCTGTTCGGCAACACCGGGCAAGGCTGGTGAAGTGTCGCACCAGTCCGGGTTTTCCACGATCTGTGCAAGTGTCACTTCGTTCTGTACCTGAGAAATGCCGGACTTGTTTTGGCGGGCACGGAAGAAGGCAACCTGCAATCGACCGAGTTCCGGGTAAATGCGATATATAATGTAATGGCGACCGGCTTCGGGTTCCAGCTCGGTGGCAAAGAAGGGACGGAAGGTCTGTTTCCATTCCGTGCGTGGCAGCGGTGCTTCCTCGCTTGATTCGGAATCAAGCGATTTGAGCATCTTGTATGCCGTGGCTGCAACATGTCGGCAGACGCCAGAGAAGGAGTCCGGACAGTTGCAATAGTAGTTTATCGTCTTGTCATTGAGATTAAGGCCGATTTCCGAGGAATAATTCTGGAAATCATCGCCCTGCACCTGACCATCGATGTCCCAGTACTGCTCCCGTTTCTTGAGATCCAGCTTCTGTACACCGCCTTGATTCACTACATCGCGCGCGCCTTCCAGAATATATTCCGGGACGCTGTCGTCGATAAAATCCTGTAATATGGATTTGACTATTTGTTCTTCACCATTCGTCATCGATACATTCTTCCTGTGACCTGCCTGCATTTTGAACAGGTGTCATTACATACATCCGTCGCGCTCGGCAAGCTGAATAAAAAAAGCTCTGTCAGCATCAGCGGCCTTGGCTTTTCACAATCATTGGTTCATAGTGGGCAGACTAGCTGATGCTCTCATATTATATGGTCCAACCCCTGTATTATTGCAAGAAAAAATGAGCCTGCGTACCTTACTTATAATTTGTCTTGTTTTGGTCCTGCTGGCCGGATGTGAAGAAAACGGCGGGGTGGCAACGCCCGTTGCGCCTGTTTCCGTGGCGGAAATACCGTCACAGCCTCAATTCGGCGGCAGTCTTACCGAGACAATGCTTGGCGAACCCAGCAATCTGATCAGTCCTCTGGCGACCGACAGCGCGTCGCATGCCGTGGCTTCGCAGATTTACGTCAGCCTCATGAAATATGACAAGGACATCAATCTGGTGCCCTATGCCGCTGAATCGTGGGAGGTTCTCGATGACGGCAGGCTGCTTCGTTTCAAGATGCGCGAGGATATTCGCTGGTTTGACGGTGAACCCCTGACCGCTGACGATGTCGAGTTCACCTATCGGCTCATGATTGATCCCAAAACGCCCACGGCTTATGCCGGAAATTTCAAACTCGTCAAGAAGTTTCGGAAAACAGGGAGATATTCGTTTGAAGTCGAGTATGATGAGCCGTTTGCCAAGGCGCTCATAACGTGGGCCATGGACATCCTCCCCAAGCATGCGTTGGAGGGCGAAAATCTGCTGGACACGAAATACAGCCGAGCCCCGCTCGGTGCCGGTCCCTACAAACTCGGGGAGTGGCAGCCGGGGAGCCAGATGACGCTGGAAGCCAACCCGGACTTTTTCGAGGGCCGACCGTATATCGACCAGGTCGTCTATCGGATGATTCCCGATTTATCCACGCAGTTTCTTGAACTTAAGGCCGGAAATGTCGACGCCATGGACCTGACTCCCCTCCAGTACCTTTACCAGACATCAGGACCGGGATGGGACGGGAGTTTTCATAAGTTTCAATATCTTTCGTCCGGTTACACTTTTCTCGGCTTCAATTTCAAGCATCCCTTTTTCAAGGATGTCCGCGTTCGGAAAGCCATTGATCATGCCATTAATCGTGAGGAACTCGTCAAAGGCGTGCTTTATGGACTGGGAGAGGCGGCCAACGGTCCCTACAAGTCCGGGACATGGCCGTACAATGAATCCATCAAGCCGCGCAGCTATGATCCTCAACTGGCGAAATCGCTGCTTTCCGAGGCCGGGTGGAGCGATACCGACGGCGACGGCATTCTGGACAAGGACGGCAAACCTTTTTCCTTTTCCATTATCACCAATCAGGGCAACACGCAGCGGATCAAGACCGGCGTCATCATTCAGCAGCGCCTGAAGGATATTGGGATAGAGGTGGGCCTTCGTACCGTGGAATGGGCTGCCTTTATCAAGGAATTTGTGGACAAGGGGCGTTTTGACGCCATTATTCTCGGTTGGAACATTTTGCAGGACCCTGATATATATAATGTATGGCATTCATCCATGGCCGTTGACGGTGGGTTGAATTTTACCCGTTACGTCAATCCTGAGCTGGATCGCCTGCTGGAGCAGGGGCGGCATATGGTGGAGCAGCAAAAGCGCAAGCCAGTGTATGATGCTGTTCAGCAGATATTGTTTGATGACGTACCATATTGTTTTCTGTACGTTCCCAAAGCCCTGCCCATCGTGCAGGCGCGCGTACAGAATATAAAGGCGGCTCCGGCGGGAATCGCTTATAATTTCACGAAGTGGTGGATACCGAAAACGCTGCAAAGACAGCCGTAAGACATAAAGAAGCAAGTT from uncultured Pseudodesulfovibrio sp. includes the following:
- a CDS encoding peptide-binding protein, which produces MSLRTLLIICLVLVLLAGCEENGGVATPVAPVSVAEIPSQPQFGGSLTETMLGEPSNLISPLATDSASHAVASQIYVSLMKYDKDINLVPYAAESWEVLDDGRLLRFKMREDIRWFDGEPLTADDVEFTYRLMIDPKTPTAYAGNFKLVKKFRKTGRYSFEVEYDEPFAKALITWAMDILPKHALEGENLLDTKYSRAPLGAGPYKLGEWQPGSQMTLEANPDFFEGRPYIDQVVYRMIPDLSTQFLELKAGNVDAMDLTPLQYLYQTSGPGWDGSFHKFQYLSSGYTFLGFNFKHPFFKDVRVRKAIDHAINREELVKGVLYGLGEAANGPYKSGTWPYNESIKPRSYDPQLAKSLLSEAGWSDTDGDGILDKDGKPFSFSIITNQGNTQRIKTGVIIQQRLKDIGIEVGLRTVEWAAFIKEFVDKGRFDAIILGWNILQDPDIYNVWHSSMAVDGGLNFTRYVNPELDRLLEQGRHMVEQQKRKPVYDAVQQILFDDVPYCFLYVPKALPIVQARVQNIKAAPAGIAYNFTKWWIPKTLQRQP